TATATGGGTGATTTGcccttttatttattgatttggttagtttttcattttttcaaacaaaaaggtaaaaatatttaaaaaatatcttttgtgatttatttttaaaatgaataaattgttgaagttgataattataaataaaaaaattatatcatttttaaaaatttgccttcataataataatagtttaattttaatacattgaattgtaaaatattttatatcgttgttcaattatatttttttagacagaattaatataaaaaatagtttcttttattgattataaaaaataattatttttattgataNNNNNNNNNNNNNNNNNNNNNNNNNNNNNNNNNNNNNNNNNNNNNNGTAATTAAATATacgtttaaaattattttagaataataataaatcaagaTTAAAACTCTAATAATAACTGATTTTCATCTCAAACACATCGTTTTTTAATTCGAAACTATTtgttaaattcaaaattaaaatatttaaaagttatgggattaaattatatttaaagttTTGGATTAGAAACTACGAAGTTAAATTCTAGCAATAATATTTGCatctcaaaataatattttatttttaagtgattatctttgcataaaatttatatttgaagatacaaatttaaaattattttattaaaaaattaattagtttagtatttttttttctttttgggattTGAAAGTTGAAACTACAAAGGACAAAgttaaattcaaaatgaaaatatttaaaagtcatgagattaaataatatttaaagttttaaagaaaaaataattaaaaaaagaaagaagaattacCCTCATTGTTACGCTTCCTAGTCGTTTTTAGTTGTTCTTGTTCCTCTCTCCTTCCAACGCAACTACGTTGCAAAGCCAAGAATTAGAAAGCTGAAGAGAAGAACTTGTTCACAACCAAACTCAATTAAAACCTTATATCAAAATCATATCAtatcaaatatcaattttttttataatatgttttccatttttttgATTGACACAGTAATTTCCTCTTCTTCCACGCAACCataagaaacaaaattaaaaagaaaaccctttctcttcttcttctctttttcctttctttgtcTTCTTCAATCACCGCTTGGTTTCATTCAATCACCTTCCAAACTTGTCTCATCCTTTCAATTCTTCAGCTTTCACTGCCCTTTTCCGCCTTTCAATTTCATTTACCTATTTGGGTATCCCTAAATTCTTTTTATCCAACAACACTTTCCCCATGTCCTCTTCTTAGTTCAAGGTAAATTCTTTCCCTCTTTATATGCATAAATTTCCATTTTTTAAATCATGGGGTTGCTCAAAAGCACAGCCTTTTCATGTTTTGCTTAGTTTCCTGTGGTTTTACGTTATACTGAATAAAGGGTTTGCGAATGATTCAGGAagattgttaattttattttgtttcttgcgTTTCACAAGTATTGCTTTTTATGCGTTTTTTGTTTAGTGGAATTATGTTTTGCTGCCAAGACTagttctcttttattttatttatttattttaactggTTTAGCTCTGCTTACTAGTGTTTAAAGGTGTATACAGAATTTGTACCTTTGTGTAGTGATCATTCATGATATGTGCAAATGCAATGCATTGTCTTTTGATGCTGTGTCTCACTTAAACGCCCCACTGTATTGGATTATTTGGCTTAATTTTGATGCTCTGTAACTTAGGCTTAGCTATTACTTATTCGGGGATTTTAGTTTCATGCTAAGACAAGAAGGTTTATAATCCTTCCTATATCCAATGCCTTTCCAAATGGGGAAAAAAGGACAAATCTTCTTGTAGCATGTCCTCGGCTGATGAGGTCAGAAACTTTATCTGTTTCTTGTCGATTAGTTTGGACATGATCCTATGCATTCGGGCCGTACATTCGTGTGCcatgttttatggtttttttcTGCACATTCAGTCCATTGTGTTATGTGCTGTCATAGATATGTTATACTAGTGCGGAAATTGCTTTGAGGTAGTTTATGATAAATGCATTCTTTCGTAAGCATAGATGCCATTGACAATATCTTTTATGGAGCTGATTGAAGCTGATGATATAACAGCTTAGTCCTTAAGGAGTTTTACCATttttcttgagttactaatttATTTTGTGCTCTTTGAACTTGTGTTGGGTGTCTGAATAGGACAACTGTATTAGCAGCAGCCCACACTCATAAATTTTTGTAATGCTTGTTCAATTTGTAGCTTAGAATGCTAAATTATGACATAGTATCTcgtaattttctatttttgtgcTGTCTCTGGAAGATAAGACactaattttgattttgtattGTTTGTAGAATTTACCATTTAGGTATTTGGGGCATGGACTGGCTGTTTATGCCCGCCTTCCGTGTCTGTGAACAATGTTTGGCAGACAAAGAGATGCAAGTTCTTTCAGTATCTTCAAATGGAAAAATAAAGGTAAATCATCAGTAACAGAAGGTTTACTTCAGGATGTTCCACCAGAGGTCGAATTGTCTGATTATAGAAGGTTACCGAGTCCAGGCAGTGAAAGCCCTTCAGGGCTTCTTAATGGCGAGAGCCTAAATGTTGAACCGATCGCTGATTTGGATCTCTTCTTTGAAAGGCTTTACAGCTACTACTGTGAAAAGGGGCTTTGGTGCATCATTACAAAGTGGATTGTTGAACTTCTTAGTCTAGGATTCACCATATGCTTTTCAGGCTTCTTTTTGTTATATGTTGATTGGAATGGGCTCCGTAATGCGAAATGTGGGATGGATGCAGTTGAATCCGGAATGAAGCCCTGTGATCTTTCTAAAGAAGCTCTTAATAGACACCCTTTAACCCCGCTAACGCTGACGAAAGTTATCATTGTTGGATACCTAGGAATATTTTCTACATATTGGATATTCTGCTTCTTGAGGTTCTTTGCTCAACTAAAGGATGTTCTGGAAATCCGACAGTTTTACTATGATAGGTAAGTATGAACTATAAACAGTTAAATGTATTTGAAGGAAGTGATCACTTTTGCATTAATGAAATATATCTAATTTTGCCTAATTACTGTGATTTTATGTAGTCTTCATGTTACCGACAATGAAATTCAAACCATGCCATGGGCTACGATTATTGAAAAGGTTGTTCTGGTGCAAAGTTCACGACAGCTGTGTGTCGTAAAGGATCTTTCTGCTCATGACATGGTGATGAGGTTGATGCGGAAGGAGAACTACTTGATTGGAATGCTTAACAAGGGTGTGCTTGCTTTTCCAATCTCTCAATGGGTCCCCGGTGCTGGTCCTAAAGTGAAATCTGATCCAAATGGAACAGAGCATCGTCTAATACTAACCAAGACCCTGGAGTGGACTTTGAATTGGTGCATACTGCAAAGCATGTTTGATAGGTAAATATTATATGCATATCCTTTTGTTGTATAAGCAGTGTATTCCATATCAGTCAGTTGTGTGTGTGTACAACAGAAGATTAGGGGTCCTCACGAAGAAACTATTGATACCACAACTTGTTAATACATGGCCTTGAACAAATCCCTCAAAAACCttaaatccttttttttttatccttaTGTAGAGCTGTAAAATGCCATATATTGCTGTTTACAAACTACACATTAACAGGGTTATCTTTTGCATTCTTAGGGTGCGTTTggtttgcattttcattttctgttttcatttttagTGTTCTCTGTTTTCTGGATTTTgtgaaagaaaaagtgaaaacaggaggtgaaaatagaaaataggattttattgttttcactgttttcattttttcattcacAAAATCCAGAAAACAGATAACactgaaaatgaaaatagaaaatgaaaacgCAAACTAAACGCACCCTTATATTTCAATTAAATGTGTTGAAtacttcaatttttaatttaatgggGTTAACATTTATATGTTTAATTTGGCAAGTAATgaaatttgtttttttgttgTAATGTCAAAATAGTAAAATTGTGAATGATAGACAGTAGAGCCTAAACAGAGAGAAAGAGATTGGCCTTTTTCGGTTAATGCACTAACCGAAAATGAATAACTCTTTGACCTGAAGTTTGTGTGCTAATTGAATGATACTTCTCTAACCTATTTGACACTATTCTATTTTAATAACTGTTAAACCGTATTCCCTTTAGCTAAAATGCTTTGGATACTCATGGTTCGTGTTATAATTTTCATTATATCAATATATCATTTATGTGGCAATATATTTAAGTGATTTATATGAGGGTGTTCATTTTATcatttcatttttaattaatgttttcTTCTTTGAACATGCTTTCTCCACAGAAACTTTTACGTCCGAAGGGATTTTGTGTCGAATCCAAGGACATTAAGGAAGAGGCTTACGGTTGTGGGGCTTGCAATGCTTTTCCTTTCTCCATTTCTTGTCATATTCATGCTAGTATATCTCTTCCTAAGGCATGCTGAACAATTTTATAATCACCCAAGTACAGCTTCATCTCGAAGATGGTCAAATTTGTCAAGGTGGATCTTTAGGGAATTCAATGAGGTATCATCATTATGTTCTTGAGCCTTTCCTTTCCCTGGGTCTTTTACCTTTTGCATGAGAGCCATGTTAGtatctttaaataaaagaattatgctagtcaccaaaaatataaaataaaataaaatagtactAGCAAAGGTGAACAGAATAATCCTTATTGAATGGTAATCGACTATTACTCATAGGAATACGATATTTTTCTCGATTTGGCATGTGTGTCATTGCATACATTTTGAATATGGTAAAAAATTTGCAATCTTGCATTCATGATATATTATTACTTGTTTGGAATTCATATTCTGTACAGCTATCACTAGCTTTGTAGTGATAGGTTCTTGTTACGATTCTGGTCATAATCTCCCTTGTATTTTCTCTTGCTTTTGTGCTCAAGATTAACAATAATACATGTTATAGGTGGAACATTTCTTCAAGCATCGGATTAATAGCAGTGTAGTACATGCTTCCGATTATCTGAAGCAGTTTCCTACGCCTATCATATCCATCATTGCAAAATTCATCTCTTTTGTATCCGGTGGCTTTGCTGCAATCCTTATCATCATCGCTTTCCTGGACGAGTCTCTGCTTGAGGGTCATGTAAGTATTACTCTCTGCATTTGCTGATGCTAAGATACAAACATGCCAGGACAGTGATTAATAATAACTTTCCTAACGTTTAATCTCATCTCAAAACATAAAAACAATGCAGATATTTGGTCGGAACTTGTTTTGGTATGCTGCTGTTTTTGGAACTATAACTGCCATTAGCCGAGCTGCAATTTCGAATGAGCTTCTGGTCTTAGACCCCGAAGGAGCAATGTCTATGGTAGTTCATCATACACATTATATGCCAAAGAGATGGCGTGGCAAAGAAAGTACTGAAATGGTTCGAATTGAGTTCGAAACCTTATTCCAGGTACTCTCTAGCTATACCGACCCTTCtatgttattttttgtttacacTATTGCATAGGTTTTAATGCCGCTTCTAATGATACCATACTTTTTCTTATGTGATGCAGTATACTGGGATGATGTTACTCGAGGAGATGGCTTCAATTTTCCTCACTCCATACTTACTTCTGTTCGTTGTTCCGAAGGTCATTGTCGTATTTATTTAGACATATTTACTAATTATGccatgtaatatataatatattaactttttttttccaatttgcAGCGAGTTGATGATATATTGCAGTTCATTCAAGACTTCACTGTGGATGTCGAAGGTGTTGGTCATGTTTGCAGGTTAGCTAActataaatttattctttttcgGTTTGGATCCTCTCTTCTTTGGACTTAGGAAGATAATATGAATTATGTTTTGTTGTATGCTATTGTCACAGTTTCAGCGTCTTCAATTTTCAAGAGCATGGAAACAGTAGTTATGGTTCCCCTTACAATGCGCCTCGCAGCCGGAGGAGTTCTCAGGGCAAGATGGAGAAATCATTTTTGAGGTATGTTCATGACCAAATTTATGTAGAAGCATTTGAGAAGCATTTCACATAAATTTGAATCTAACTTTAGGAAACATTCCATGTGATAAATTTCCAATACATCTTCTATGTGAGGGGGAGCCTTGGAGCAACTGTTGAGTTGTCTCCGTGTGACCTTAAGGTCACGGGTTCAAGTCGTAGAAACAATCACTGATGTGATTATCAAGTTAGGCTGCGTACATTACACCCTTTGGATACGGCCCTTCCCTGGACACTGTTAACGCGAGATGCTCGTTCACTGGGCTGCCCTTCTATCTGAAAAGTCCTTGACTGTTTTGATAAACCGACTTTCATTCTTGCATAAATTAATATTCGTAAACTTAACCGTGTCATTGCAGCTTTCAGAGTAGTTACCCTTCATGGGAACCAAATGCTGAAGGGAAGCAAGTCTTGTTAAATCTGAAAACCTTCAGAGAACAAAAGTTACATGGACATGGACACGGACAAGGAAATGGATACGGAGACAGGGACATATATTCCCCTCCTAGAACATGGAGATGTAGCCCTAACTTTGGAAGCAATGGAGACAGAAACAGGTTTGTGTCCCGGGATATGCCGTTTGCAACCGGCAATCATTTAGGTTCGTTGTGGCTAATCGAGTCTAATCCAAACAACCATCCCTATCTTCTCGATTGGTACTATACTTCTCAACCACATGGCGTAACATCGAGGGATATTCCGGACGATCCATTTGAAGTAACCGAGCATCATCCCGGAAATTGGATGGCTTCCAACACGACACAAAACGAACCTGGCTACGAACATTACTTGAATGACTTTTGTGACGATCGAGCCACTTCTCATCTCGGGGCTTCTACTTCAGCCCCCATCTTTAAGGAAAGCCTGATTGAGGATCGAAATGCGAACAATCTGCTGCCAACGACACGGAGCCATTGGTGGGCTAGAAGCCGTCAGGGGCAGGGCGGCCAGGGTCAAACAAGCTTCTTCGAGCCTCCGGATTTCAATCACCAAAATGCTTTTAATTACCATGACAGATTTTCTGATAGAGGGTCAGAGGGTcaagatgaagaagaacaacaaaacTTGCACTGGAGAGATTATAATCACCAACTCTCAAGAACAGCACTCATAGATGACTTAGAAGCAGGAGCAATGAATCTTCATTTTGATGATATTTATAGCGCACCTCCAGAAAATCACACTGTAAATCCAAACATTTCTAGAAGCTTTTGAGTGAAGGCTTTGTCATTTCATTGTTCTCTCTTTCAAAATAATTGTCGTTTTGACTAAATTAGGACATGCAAAAATCAATGTATTTGGATACGTTACGGGTCGAtcgaattttttcttcttttcaaaattttgtgaaGGAAAACCAGATCACAGTGGAAacataattttattgttttcatttgttttttatttttccttggacaaaattttgaaaatgaaaatagaaaccAATTAATATAACAATTTAGTCGAAGCGGCATTTATTTATTGGTGAAAACTTACATACAGTTGTCTTCGTATGAAGTTTGATAGTCGAGAACTGTTAGATgacaatttagtcaaatttGTCTATTTATTAGTTTTCGACTACCAACTTTACATGAATACAATTGCATGTGAGTGTTAATCTTGTTTATTTTGAAATAGAGGAATGTTTGTTTGGGAGGTTCTGCTTTCCAAGCACTGTAAATCCAAAGTTCTTATGGTTTGTTCCTTTCCATGTCATGATTGCCCTTCTTTGTTTACCAGTATGCAAATTAGAAACAATATTCTTTGATGTAAATAGATTCATTGGAATTTGAAGATTAATTAGATTGTATTAGATTGTATTAGATTGTATTGCAGTGTTGGATTTGGAAGGACCAAGAGTGAACCTACAAGGGTTTGTTTTTAACTTTATACTTCTAATTCTAAGGCGACCTTtcatgttttaacttttaaagaatccaaaaattttaaaaaggtatagttttaaaatatttgaaattttgaatatattatGCATCTAATgaagaaaagaatttttgaaaattttataattgaaGTAAGTTTAACAAGAGTCTTTaggaaaattttataatttttttttataaatgcgatatagtttgattatttcaccataaaatatttgattatttttatgtttgaataCTCTACTAAAAACACTTGTGAAACATACATAAATATTCATAAATATGtgatgattaatttaaaatatttataaagcattttttattacatttataCATAATTTATTTGCAACATTGTTTTTCATATTAAGTGCTTCAAAAATTTTGCCTGCATACATCAAGATATTTAGTTCTCGAactttttatgattaatttaaaaataatatttcaacttgtaagaataatatttttatatttttttatttaagttaacttttatataattatataaaaataatttatattattaaaataaaatatataaaattggtttcaaatttattttaagattatattattttttcacatgtttttaataaattaatatacgACGTCGTTTACTGTTACTTTTAAGACACTTGAGTTTTGATGATTCTGATCAATGGAGGGTTTTGCAAAGGTTTAACACTGTCAACCAAAAAACACAGCACAAAGCGATTTGATTCACCATCAACAGAAAACATGAGAAAGGTCTCGAATTCAATCGcgttcttctctcttctcactcGTCGCAGATCaacttccttctcttcttctctcgtTCCCAAAACACGCACTTCAAATTCACTCTTTAACAGCAACCAATGCACGAAATCCCACCAATTTCTCGCCGGAAAAAACGATTTTGTCGCCATCCCATTTCGAAACACGAGCACTCTCGTCGAGAGGACCTCTCAGGTGCCCTCAAGGCAGCGAAAAAGCATGGAAAAATCGAACCTTGAAGAGGCTTTTGAGTCAGCAGAGACCTCATCGGAAAtggtgaaaattttcaaccaaatgGAACGTGTTTTTGAAGAGAGAGAGCTTGGTTTGGCTTCTTTGAAGATTGGTCTAAAACTTGAACAAGAAGGTGAGGACCCTGAAAAAGCTCTTTCTTTTGCTCATAGGGCATTAAAGGCTTTGGATAGTGATGATAGTGATAACAAACCTAAATTGACTGTTGCAATGGCATTGCAGTTGTTGGGGTCTGTTAATTTTGGATTGAAAAGGTTTGCTGATAGTTTAGGGTACCTTAACAGGGCTAATAGGGTTTTGGGTAGGTTGCAAGTTGAGGGTTTTGCTAGTGTTGACGATGTTAGGNNNNNNNNNNNNNNNNNNNNNNNNNNNNNNGAATGCCATGGGGAGGAGGGAGGAGGCACTTGAGAATCTTAGGAAGTGTTTGGAGATTAAGGAGGATACTTTTGAGGAAGATGCAGTGGAATTGGGGAAGGCGAATCGCGAAATGGCGGAGGCTTATGTTGCGGTTTTGAACTTCAAGGAGGCACTGCAGTATTGTACGAAGGCGCTGGAGATACATGAGAAGCACTTGGGGAGGAATTCGGTTGAGGTTGCACGCGATAGGAAGCTTCTTGGGATTATTTATAGTGGGTTGGATGAGCACGAGAAGGCGCTGGAGCAGAATGTCTGGGCGCAGAGGGTTTTGAAGAATTGGAACCTTAATGATGATTTGTTGCGCGCTGAGATTGATGCTGCGAATATGATGATTGCTTTGGGGAGGTATGATGAGGCCGTCGGTGCCTTGACGAATGTTGTGCAGCAGACGGACAAGGACAGTGAGACCAGAGCACTTGTGCTCTTGTCGATGGCAAAGGCGTTATGCAATCAGGAGAAGTTCACAGACTGCAAGAAATGTTTGGAGATTTGTCTTGGGATTCTTGACAAAAGAGAAAGGATATCTCCTGTGGAAGTTGCTGAGGCATACTCGGAGATATCAATGCTGTATGAAACCATGAACCAGTTTGAAACAGCGATTTCCTTGCTGAAGAGGGCACTTG
This sequence is a window from Arachis duranensis cultivar V14167 chromosome 2, aradu.V14167.gnm2.J7QH, whole genome shotgun sequence. Protein-coding genes within it:
- the LOC107473584 gene encoding autophagy-related protein 9 — its product is MFGRQRDASSFSIFKWKNKGKSSVTEGLLQDVPPEVELSDYRRLPSPGSESPSGLLNGESLNVEPIADLDLFFERLYSYYCEKGLWCIITKWIVELLSLGFTICFSGFFLLYVDWNGLRNAKCGMDAVESGMKPCDLSKEALNRHPLTPLTLTKVIIVGYLGIFSTYWIFCFLRFFAQLKDVLEIRQFYYDSLHVTDNEIQTMPWATIIEKVVLVQSSRQLCVVKDLSAHDMVMRLMRKENYLIGMLNKGVLAFPISQWVPGAGPKVKSDPNGTEHRLILTKTLEWTLNWCILQSMFDRNFYVRRDFVSNPRTLRKRLTVVGLAMLFLSPFLVIFMLVYLFLRHAEQFYNHPSTASSRRWSNLSRWIFREFNEVEHFFKHRINSSVVHASDYLKQFPTPIISIIAKFISFVSGGFAAILIIIAFLDESLLEGHIFGRNLFWYAAVFGTITAISRAAISNELLVLDPEGAMSMVVHHTHYMPKRWRGKESTEMVRIEFETLFQYTGMMLLEEMASIFLTPYLLLFVVPKRVDDILQFIQDFTVDVEGVGHVCSFSVFNFQEHGNSSYGSPYNAPRSRRSSQGKMEKSFLSFQSSYPSWEPNAEGKQVLLNLKTFREQKLHGHGHGQGNGYGDRDIYSPPRTWRCSPNFGSNGDRNRFVSRDMPFATGNHLGSLWLIESNPNNHPYLLDWYYTSQPHGVTSRDIPDDPFEVTEHHPGNWMASNTTQNEPGYEHYLNDFCDDRATSHLGASTSAPIFKESLIEDRNANNLLPTTRSHWWARSRQGQGGQGQTSFFEPPDFNHQNAFNYHDRFSDRGSEGQDEEEQQNLHWRDYNHQLSRTALIDDLEAGAMNLHFDDIYSAPPENHTVNPNISRSF
- the LOC107473583 gene encoding protein KINESIN LIGHT CHAIN-RELATED 2 (The sequence of the model RefSeq protein was modified relative to this genomic sequence to represent the inferred CDS: added 41 bases not found in genome assembly); protein product: MRKVSNSIAFFSLLTRRRSTSFSSSLVPKTRTSNSLFNSNQCTKSHQFLAGKNDFVAIPFRNTSTLVERTSQVPSRQRKSMEKSNLEEAFESAETSSEMVKIFNQMERVFEERELGLASLKIGLKLEQEGEDPEKALSFAHRALKALDSDDSDNKPKLTVAMALQLLGSVNFGLKRFADSLGYLNRANRVLGRLQVEGFASVDDVRPVLHAVQLELANVKNAMGRREEALENLRKCLEIKEDTFEEDAVELGKANREMAEAYVAVLNFKEALQYCTKALEIHEKHLGRNSVEVARDRKLLGIIYSGLDEHEKALEQNVWAQRVLKNWNLNDDLLRAEIDAANMMIALGRYDEAVGALTNVVQQTDKDSETRALVLLSMAKALCNQEKFTDCKKCLEICLGILDKRERISPVEVAEAYSEISMLYETMNQFETAISLLKRALALLEKLPQEQHSEGSISARIGWLLLLTGKVEQAIPCLESAAERLKDSFGPKHFGVGYIYNNLGAAYLELDRPQSAAQMFAVAKDIMDVALGPHHVDAIEACQNLSKAYGEMGSYGIAIEFQQQVIDAWENHGASAEEELREAHRLLEQLKRKARGASVTESPTKALPLPHSPAASRSSQSGMPLHRSGKA